The genomic DNA TGCAGTTATCTGTGGTCCCTGGAGTTGCTTGTTTTCATAGTTCTTGGGTCAGCTAGAATCAGAGTCTTGATGTCTATATAGTCACAGTACACTAAGTTGGTCTTGCTCAGTGAGTTTGTGGGCTTTGGACTATGGCCGCTGAATCACAGTGGAATCCAAGTAGCAAATGGTTATCAAAAATCGTAAGGAACTTTTCTAAGCAAGAAGACTGTTACTATGGTTCCATGAAGTTTTCTTTTACACATTATCTTTTCTTTGAGCAGATCATTTAAGGTACGAATTTCTGGGCCGCACATTCCTTTAAGGGACAACAGTGTTGTTCAATGGTTGAAGAGCACctgccactcttccagaggaccagagttcagttccaagcacccacatcaggcaagTCACAACCACCCATAGctgcagttccagaggctctgaagcacgcttctggcctctgcagtcatCCTCAAACACACCTGATgttcactaacacacacactcacacatacacataggtcATAAAggagcattttaaaaaacaagaaatggatAATGATGATTTGCTATTTAAATGCCATGCGTAGAAGTGGAGCCAGGCCTTCAGTGTGTATCCCCCTTCACAGCATTGTGATACATACAATGCCCAaaggacaaaaccaaaccaaatgttcatcaacaaataaacagagaaacaaactcagtacatacacagaaagaaatgatatTCGCTCTTTAAAACGGAAGACCTGCTCATGCATTTGACATAGGTGAACCTTAAAGacattgtgttaagtgaaataaaccagacgCAAATTCAGtggcttttattatttcatttatatgagaTGTCTAAAACAGTCAAGGTTTCAGAGGCAGAAAGTATAGTTGTAGATGCCAGGGTCTGTGGCTCAGAGGGAGTGGTGAGTAGGTGTTTAATAGGTTTGATTTCTATTTGGGATGAAGAAAACTGTTCAAAAATGGTTTATCATGATGGTGGTGTGACACTGGACTTCACATAACGCCACTGAATTGTAGGATTAAAACTGATTTGAATGGCAAACTTGACATTATGTACATTTAACTACAATTCCTAATATTTGCTTCTTCCTATGTCAGATCGTGTTATCTATACAGGTGCATATGAGATTGGAGAGCGTAAGGGTAGGGCGAACTAGGGATGTTTCTGCATCCCAAGAGCCTCTAGCAGATATAGTTTAAGAACATATCAACCTGATTTTTAACCACGCTGTAAGATGGATGGACATCCTCATTGCGATATGCAATTGTCATGTCCCAAGCATCAATAATACCCACATTAAGGTCCCTAAAGATATCCCTTAAAATGCGATTCTGAATGCTTCCATGGAAGTCACTGAATATCTCTGTATTTTCACTAAGTTTTCTGATATTTTCCGTTTTAATTATCACCTTGGTCTCCGGGCTTCGTAAGAACAGTCGCTCTATGGCCTTTTTGACGTTGATGACCCTACGGATGAAAATGCTAATGGGAAAGGGCCGGAAGTGTTGGCCAAAACTAATGGCAATCACTGTGTCACTGTCTCCTGCCACCTGGGTCAATTTCCCGTGGGATGTAGTTGTCATCTTTCACGGAGTACAGCTTTTTAGTAACAAAAGGATGGCCATGTTTTTTCCACTGGACAAAAATATTCCGTTCAGTATCCAGAAGGACGTGAGTTTTAAACACCCCAGTTCCATGATggtcaaaaaaatttaaagctgttaggaaaaaaaaaatcaacaaatctCTTAACAAAAAAGATAGCACggttttaaaacacaaacaatctGTAACGCTCTGGCCACAGTGACTTCTAACTAAAGAATGGCTACTTTTACAAGGCAGAGAATTTGTATCAGCTGCCTTAGAATTTTTACAAAATGTTGAAATTTCTATCAGAATGCCTGAGTTAAAAGATAGTGCTActcagcaaggacatatgctcactcatgttcatagcggccttatttataatagccagaacctggatgaagcagagataaacctgttttttaggatcccaagtgcaggatcggaatggtctcatgagagaacaggtgatgtaaatccactagaagaccagtCACCTCGtatgggagcttgattgttgccaacAGAAAAGATCCCTcagaacagactctgggaggagatacataaatgagccGAAAACTGGAGGCGAGGCTTTTGGAGACtcgggatagttttggctgttcgtcCCTCTACTTGGAGaaactcctagagagaactgctgaAGGGAAGgtttcagggctctgggctcctgctgaggtttcaggttctggttactccaagttccagcagatgaaatcctgctgattatgccaggagaattgtcctagaactgatatccttacagttttgttattgtgtttgaTAATCcccttttactattgttttggttagtcaggttataagtgacgtatgctcggttaataagttgtaatacaaaatattgattaagaaaattgagcctacacctggaaacaacctaaacgtccctcagttgaagaatggatgaagaaactgtggtacagcagggcgtggtggtgtacacctttaatcccagcacttgggaggcagaggcaggccgattgctgtgagttcaaggccagcctggtctacaaagtgagtccaggacagccaaggttactcagagaaaccctgtcttgaaaaattcaaaaacaaaaacaaacaaaaaggaaactgtggtacatttacactatgggatactactcagctactaaaaacaaggaaatcctgaaatttgtggacaaatggatgatggaactagaaatgatcataatgagtgagttaacccagaaacagaaagactcacatggtatacacttataattgggcactagcccaaaaggcatgtcccacgaacgtcttcacttaccaggagattgggatagatgtgaggacatcctacttggactctaggtaagagaaatataggagatggggaaatagaaggacccagagggtcctagaaacctacaagaagaacattgtgatgggtggatcaggggcCAGGGGagtttgctcaaactattgtactaaccaaggacaatataatagtaaacattgaacccctactctgatctagccaatgaacaagacattctccacagttatgtggagagtggggactgactctgacatgaactctggtgccccatatttgaccacctcccttgatggggaggcctgatggcactcaaagaaagaataagcaggcgaccaagatgagacttgataggctatgaccatatagtgggggaggaggtccccctcagtcttagacctaggggaggggaatgggtgaaagtaggagggagggagggagggaggaatgggaggatacaagtgatgggataacaattgagttgtaatctgaataaattaattaaatttttaaaattaggtttaaaaatacaattttaaaaagatattgctACTGTCTGTGATTAAACAACTAAAATACAGCTTTTATTAAACTTAAagcctggggctagagagacagctcagcagttaagagcactggctgctctttcagaggatccaaagttaggttcccagcaccacatgctCACTCAAAACCATCTTTAATGCCAGTTTTAggagatctaatgccttcttctggcctccataggcactgcatgcacatggtgcacagactatatatgcaagcaaaacatccatgtacacaaagaaaagaatttaataaaccatttggaaaaataaaaacagcttaaaGCCAAAAGCTTGGCACActgaaaatagtaataaaatgaagatcaacaacagcaaagaactctaattaatattattattatataaaactcCTCAACACATGGCTGTAAtttcaaactaaaaataaaacatacttttcaCAACTTCGTGTAAGTGGTAAACCCATTGGCGCAGTGTTGAGTCACCCATGAGGTAAATCAGTTTTCTCGACAAGCAGTTATTTATATCTGTTATCGCACTGAACTCATTCTGTTTGCAAAATGCTGCAATCCACCTTCCTTTCAAAGTGTAGCCACTGGGGAAAGGAGTCTTCATTCCAACTTGACATTTCTTGTTCTTGCTCTCAgtctctaacaacaacaacaaaatcacagaatCAGTAATTTTtagcatcacaaaaaaaaaaatcttaaatactTAAACTTGCTCCCCTcgtcctcttctccctctcttccctccatccttgttttcttctctatgtcTGCCTTCATTTCTTCTACAAATGCTCATTTAAGGAAATCATGTCCGAGGGATGAGTAAATGGTTCTCGCTGAGTAGCTTTTCTTGGAACAGGCTCTGTCTTGTCTTGAGCCTTTAGAGTGTTTCCCTGGGATCTACCTTGTCCCCAGAGCCACTTGGGGTTGAGACAGCTAACCAAAATTGGGAAGAAATTGTAAAGAGAGCTCAGTGGTCCAGGATGAATAGTTCCACAATTGCATTGGCCTTGGTGAGATTTTAACTCTCCTCATCCTCAAGGAGTTTAAGCATGCCCAGAAAATGAGACTCCTACATACACTGTTTGTGTCACAGTGGTGTTCTCTGGTGAATAATAATAacactttaaatatattattgtGCCTAAAACTGAACATAATGTTCTCAGCGTGGTCTTCCTTCTACAGAAAAGCAACAGGACCATGACCTCCTTGTTCCGAACACTCCACTATTGGTATAACTCGGACTATCTTCATCAACTCGTACTGAATGCTTCACCCAGGAAAGCCACTaattagctttaactgtcaacctgACCCAGTTGTGGTTTGTGAGAGAAACAGACCCTTTTCTACTTGGGCAACCACTAGCCATGACCAATTTTTATACGAAAGAACATTCTTCGAGTCTCGAGGCAGCTCAAGTTGTCATTACAGATGAGATCACATTTCGTCTCTTGCCTAGACAGTGATTTCTATTAATGTCAGGAAGTTTCTCACAAGATAATACCAGGCTGTTGTTACTGTTCTCATCAtcattgtaataataattattagaGTCATAAACATATCTGATACATGTAAttcaatatgaataaatattaaatccCTAAATGTAGTCCCTCAACCCCAAAGATGAAAGTAGATGATGTagaggagcctcagctgaggagcaCCAGGGTCATATTGGCCTATGGGAATATCAGTGTAGGATTCCTTTGATTATTAAGTGATGTAGGAGGGGCCAGTCTgcagtgggtggcaccattcccagGCAATATGGCCCTGGGTTGGATAGGAAAGCTAGCCAAGCAGGAACCAGTGAGCAAGCTAGCAAGCAATTTGTCCATAGCTCCTGCCATACCTTATTGTCTGAGAAATGAGTTCTTCAGTCAGAGGTAATTCTTTGTAGGATATTACACAGGCCTGACTCCAGGCTTCTACTTGAATTCCTACCCAGGCTTCCCTCACTGATGGACTGGGACCtagaactataagccaaataaaccctcctcctctaagttgctttttatcacggtgtttgttacagcaacagtGGAAACTAGAGTAGGCACCATTATATTTATTACCTTAAAAAGCACATTTTCATCATCTACTTTCATCTTTGGGGCTGAGGGACTGCATTTAGGggtttaatatttattcatattgaaTTACATGTATCAGATATGTTTATGACtctaataattattattacaatgaTGATGAGAACAGTAACAACAGCCTGGCATTATCTTGTGAGGAAACTTCCTGACATTAATAGAAATCACTGTCTAGGCAAGAGATGAAATGTGATCTCATCTGTAATGACAACTTGAGCTGCCTCGAGACTCAAAGAACGTTCTTTCGTATAAAAATTGGTCATTGCTAGTGGTTGCCCAAGTAGAAAAGGGTCTGTTTCTCTCACAAACCACAAGCTGCAGCTCTGTTTCCATCTATGCTCTCCACTGGGTTTAGCAGAATTATTTCTGTACCGTAAGTCTTCCCTTTCTGAACATTTGCTGAAtgcacaggaggaagaaaaaaaaagataatgggtGAATGTATATGTGTTGACTGGTATAGAAGTCATTAGCTTTACTGAAATTCCCTTGAATTCCAGGGCAACAGAAACCTAATGTAAACGAGGTAGCTTTGCACTAGCCTCTGCAGTCCATGTCTTTCAAAGGTGAGCCACAGAAACTGCTGGTTCATAGAATCTTAAGGGGCAATGCTTGACTGAAAGGGATATTAGAACCCAAGGGAGATGCTGTCCAGTTTCCTCGCCTCTTTGGAGAGAGTTTAGCATAGTACCAGTCCCTAACTGTTGGTTTTGGAGGAGAGCCCTCAAGTGTAACTACGTAGAGCCTGAACATTTTGAGCAGGGCAGCTATAATTCCCTAGAATGTTATTGTCTTACTCAGGATGAAAATTCCTAGGAAAATAGTTTctgagtggttaaaagcatttgcttctcttgcagaagaccaggctTCAATTACAGAAACCACAGGATAGCTCACAAAGCATcttctagttccaagggatcggatgccctcttcagATCTCTCTggcattgcacacacatggtacacatacatatatgcaggcaaaacacgcataaaataaaataagtctatttaaaaatttttccaagCATAAAACCCTTTCTTCAAAACCCAGGGTAACTAATTTTTCCCaggaaatggggctcaaaatGTTTACAGTAGAATAAATATGTTTCAATGTAAGGCAGTTATTTACATTAGCAAGTTGTgggttcagtggtaaagagcacacTGGACTTACTGTTACATGGAAAGACTGTGATGGCCACATTCTTCATCACTTCAATCCCTATGTTGAACCTTCAAGAAATAGGGAAATAAGTTATCTTAACATCTGTCCAGGTATTTAAGAATGGGTCTCTGGTTTAGAGGGATTGAAACAATTTTCTGTGAacggttgttgttgttgttgttgttgttgttgttattattattattattattattattattattattattattattttgatacacTTAAGGCATTCTGATAAAATAAATGGgtcaatattttagaaaatgttttccctAATGGTGGGGAGATCCTGAAGTCCACGGTGTCACTTATcctctatctatttatctatgtatccagCTAGCTACTCATCCTTTTATTTTAGCTCTCAGGCATGTCCAACCTGATGCTTCATGAACCCTATGATAGAAGTGTGCCCCAACATATTTATAGACCACAATGCCATGTCACCAGATCCCAGGGTTGAGCACCCCTCTATGGTTGTCTAGTACCAGCGATCATCTTTACCTTTGCCACCTGTAGTAATTGAGGGCCTCACCAAACTTCTTCCGGAAGAGTGCTTCTCCAGTTGAAGAGCCTCACTCCCAGAAGTTCTGATTCAGTTGTTCCATGTCAAACTCAAAaacttgggtgtttttttttttcacttcttgaGTGAAACTGAAGCTACAAGGGCATCAATTCCTTTGACAACACTAACCTAGGTTATTATATTACCTTACTGGTCATTTGGTTGAGCTCCATCTTTTCCATTATCCTATACAGAACCTTTATATGACATTCCCTCAATGGCCTAGAGACTACCCCCTATACATATCTACCTCTCCAGCTTCATCCCCATCCCCCTCCTTGCTCTCCCAAGTGCCCTGGGAGTCTGTTTTCCATAGTTGGCTATCTCCTTGGGAGTAGGAATGAGGTCGCTCTCATGTACTGTAGTATTACAAATGTCTAGCCTCGTAAGTACTACCTCCAGGTGTCAGTTCTAAAAGCCCAACTGGTGACTCTATCATGGGAAATCAAACTGATTTAATCAAAGATGAATTCTAGCTGGAGGAAGGTAGGAGCCAGAGCTGAGGGAGGTAAGAATTGCAGAACTGGCTCTGCAGAAGCCTCTGAGATAGACAAAGGGAATGGTTTCCAACGTGGAAAGCAGAGTAAGAATCGCACAAAAGGAGCTTCCAGGCCAAGTGAGAATAATGCGTGCTATAGTCTGGAGCATTtattctcctccacctaacccaggTAAGGTTGAGTACAGTAAATGATCAAGACCTGGCCACTTTCTAACTTGGTTCCAAAAACCAAATTTGAGACTGACTTAAAATTAGGATTAAAGTATGTGTTGCttgtataaatgtatttatttcaatgTGTCTTTTTTAATGTAACTGTAAGTGTGTGAGTTACATTTTAGAAAAGTGCCTGTAATATTACACATAGATTTGCCAGCCACTTTAAGACTTTGGATTTCCTGAGACACAACCAGGATGGATCTTCCAAAGCAGGCTTAATGAAGTCTACCTTAAGAGAGGTTGAGATGTGACCAGTGAGAAAGACTGAAATTACACACAAATGACTCTGACTCTGAGAATAAGAAATGGTTCTGACATAGTCCAGACAAAAGGATTTCTTTCTATATCAagatcttcttttcttctttaaatttgtttgtaaatttaatttctttatgtgtgtgggtgttttgcctacatgtatatctgtgcccACGGAGAccagaaaataacatttaacCCCTTGGATCCAGAGTTCTAGGGGTTataagccaccacgtgggtgctgagaattgaactcagctcctctgaaGAGCattaaatgctcttaaccactcagccatctctccagcaccataatcatcatttccaaattaaaaataaattttgaaaaggCCAGTCTCTTTCAATGGACCCATAAAGCAAAGCTGTAGATCTCCTCATGCATTTTGGGGAAAACTAAATGGagatgaaagagaggaagaagggaaaccTGGTGGAGACGGAATCAGTTGTGCCCCACTCTCTTATGTCCCCATGTTTTAACTGGATTCGAGCTTGAATTTCCAGGGTGCTTTTCTGTCCAGTTCCTGTCCTGGACACATCATGAAAGCAAGTCCATCAAACAGCAGTGGTTCCCAGACTGTGGAACTGAAAATGAGCCATGCGTTCTGCTCGGAACCACTCTAGCCTTGTTTAAGGAACAACCATtcaagaggggaggacatcctattaggactctaggtgagagaagcatgggagaatggggaaatagaaggatccagaggatcctagaaacctacaagagcattatgatgggcagatcagggcccaagggtcctgctcaaactatggcaccagccaaggacaatacactcagtaaactttgaacctctactcagatctagccaatgaataggacattatccacagttgagtggagagtggagactgactttcatatgaactctggtgccccatatctgaccatgtcccctggatggggaggcctggtggcactcagaggaaggatagcagccttccaagaagagacttgataccctatgagcatatacagggggaggaggtccccctcagtcacagtcataggggaggggagtagggagaaagcgagagggagggagggatggaggatacaagggatggaataacaattgagatgtaatatgaataaattatatatatacacacacacacatacacatccaggTGACATTTCACTTGCTCTTTCATTCAGCATAGCTAATGAGGTCATCTTGGTGTCACTGAACTAAGCCTGTGGCCCTCAGCGGCACTTGCCCCTCGGATGACTTCTGAAGCTTTGCCTGCCATGACCATCCATGAAGCCCCCAGCATGCTCTTGGCCTAGACCTTCCCCCCCTCACTTGAGAATAGCATTTTCCCTGTGCTCACATGGCTTGCTCCTTTGCCTCATTTGGGTAGCTGCTCTAGGCAAGACTTATTAgtaaaatttagtttaaaaaaaaaaaatagtaaaatttattGCTTATtagtaaaattttcatttgtaaaagacAAACCTCTTTGGCCAAAATCTAGTCTTTGATGATAAAAACAAGTGAAGTTGAGGAAGGGATGAAGGGGAGACATGACCATGGAGACATTAGAGGGCATAGTGTCTTacctgattattattttaaagtaaagtaGTGTCAGTGTCACATTTGAATCCATTACTAATGGTTTCCTGCTACAGATCCACTTACTTGTTGTTTGTTCTAGTTCATGAGAATGACCATTTCCTAGAACTCTATGTGGGGCATAGAAAGTGCTATTTATAGATGgattgaatgaatggatggataaacATTGAAACTACATTCTTGCAGTATCCAATTGGAACACAAGAATAGCCATTCTCCCAGTGACACAGAACCACAGAACACCTCCTGGTGATGACAGTCGCTAACCCTAAAGCTTGGAATTACAACTTGTGAAATAAGTGCTCAGCTTGATTGTCAGAGAGGAACACAGCACAGAAGTGAAGCAAGAAACCTATAAACAAGTCAGAGTCTGACTTTCACCCTCAGAGCTGTGCAGTCATAGCAATGGTTTTAAGCAAGGAAAAGTTAATATGTATTAGCATGTGTGGATTGTAGGAACAGAAGATTTAGTGTGGAGCCAAGATCAAGAGAAACATGAGTAAGAATGCAGAAAGCAGCCCCTGAGATCACTGACACAGTTTACCTGAAGTTGGATGGTAGCTCATCCAAGAAAGAGGCCAACGCTCACAGACAGAAATGAATGAGTTTAGGAGACAGTTCACAGGTGCAACTTATAAGAGTTGAGGATGGGTTGGACTAAAGAGTAGAGTAAACCAAGTAATGATCCTACTCGTTTAATTAGTAGTATGTGGGACAGTATTTCATGAATGCATTATAGGCAATCTGGCTCATAAAAAAGAATTACTGAATCTGTAATCACCATGTATTCAATAGTTTGATCAGATTCAAAGTCTACCTTCTGTAGCCCTTAATGAACTTGAAGCCATGTTTACCTCTTGAAAAGGAACTGCTCCTTATGGCTGAGATAGGAGACGTTACTGTTCATGCTTTTCATGTGCGTCAGGGCCTCACAGGGAACACGTGAAGGCTTCAAGCAATAGAAGGCTTCGTGGTCCCGTGCATCCAGGTATTGACACAGCTCAGCATTTGTGTTTAAGGTAAGGCCACATTCAGTGAGGACGGGGGATGTGCCATTAAGAAACTGGCCAGTGAAGATAATTTTGCCATAGCCTTGGTTCCTTGCTCTCCAGAGAGCTGACACCCCTTCACTGGGGTGTATGAGAAGAACAGACAGGGAGACCCGGGCCCTCCCAGGACAGAGTGAAGCTGATGAGGTAGGTGCCATTGTTGAAGTCTGTCACCTTTCCAGAAGCGCCTGCCTTCAGGGCTGGGGAGGACATCCTGGCCCTCAGGAAGTCCCCACCATATTCCTTCCTGCGGCCAAAATAGTCCTTGGCCACCAGCAGGATGTCCAGCTGATCCCCTATGCAGTACTTGTCTCGAGGGTTGAGGATGGTGGCTGTGCTCTCTCTGGCgctggtggtgctgctgtggTTGAGGAAGGGTCTGGGTGGGATCTGCCGGTTTAGCTCTTGCAGGATTGCCATGATCGGTGGCTCGTTCTCCTCCGGTGACAGGGCCATTGTGTTCTGAAGCCCTTCAGGGTGCAAGAACTCCTTGAAGATGCGCCATCGCTTCAGAGTGATGGGGTTGTTTAagtgaaacagaaactgaagtaTTGAAAAGGACACATTTACTAGCAGCAGTTAGGAAAGCCCGCTTCCAATATAAATTAGGATGATCCATTTTATACCTTTAACTATGATGAGATTACATGTTATACATCAATTCTAATTAGTTTTCCATTAGGGAACGAGAGGAATTGATTTCCATGTGGTGTGACTGCTTGTGCCAGAGGATAGTTTCTTTGGAATCATTCATTGGCTTAAAACCAAGTAgttataataaatatgtttttcattATCGAATCTAAGCTTGGTCACCTTTTTTTCGTCTGCCTTTTCTTTATGAAAATCATGTAACCATATTACACAAaatctggaaaacaaagaaaatatttaaaattatgattttgcctaaattctattttataagtactgaatattttgtttcttctcttgcctttcatttgtgttttttactAACTTGTAATTATACCACATATATAGTTTTAACAGTTTTTGCAACTATACTATAGACTATAACTATTTAAAGCTTGATAAATAATTTTTGTGATGTCTATTTTTATTGAGTTTGGGATCCCCATCAAGAAAACACCATGGACATGCCTTTGTGTCTAATCCCTTTCAGACCTACAGCAATATTCCCAATTGTAAATCTATTTCTATTATCTAAGCTAACTTAAAAATAACtggattttcatttctattttacacTTCCTTCTACTGAATCATTTCCATAGGATTTTAAATCTAATCAAGAATCTCTATTACATCTGTTTATTTGGGAAACAGCATGTTCTACAACATATacttggaggtcaaaggacaactttgggaaTCTgatctctctttctaccatgtgggctcttGAGATCAGACTCGCATCACCAGGTTTGgacctttactggctgagccatcccacGGGTCCTCAAGCATCTCCAATATTAAAGGAAGAAAGTCATTAGgacacttcatttttctttaactactagccttttttttcttttcttctcttcttctttttttttttttttctcaccccaCACTCCTACAAGTTAAGTGTCTTGTGAGTTCTCTGCCATCCTTGTTGGCAGGTTCTCTGCCAACACTCATTCATTATTTGACCTAGTGTTCACTTTTTACCTCATTATTGA from Acomys russatus chromosome 14, mAcoRus1.1, whole genome shotgun sequence includes the following:
- the Nxpe2 gene encoding LOW QUALITY PROTEIN: NXPE family member 2 (The sequence of the model RefSeq protein was modified relative to this genomic sequence to represent the inferred CDS: deleted 2 bases in 2 codons) translates to MQPKDLSVLLTLFPNASLRKLLQMAIVIFVFWVGFMAWKDRTEFLFHLNNPITLKRWRIFKEFLHPEGLQNTMALSPEENEPPIMAILQELNRQIPPRPFLNHSSTTSARESTATILNPRDKYCIGDQLDILLVAKDYFGRRKEYGGDFLRARMSSPALKAGASGKVTDFNNGTYLISFTLSWEGRVSLSVLLIHPSEGVSALWRARNQGYGKIIFTGQFLNGTSPVLTECGLTLNTNAELCQYLDARDHEAFYCLKPSRVPCEALTHMKSMNSNVSYLSHKEQFLFKRFNIGIEVMKNVAITVFPCNKTESKNKKCQVGMKTPFPSGYTLKGRWIAAFCKQNEFSAITDINNCLSRKLIYLMGDSTLRQWVYHLHEVVKTLNFFDHHGTGVFKTHVLLDTERNIFVQWKKHGHPFVTKKLYSVKDDNYIPREIDQVAGDSDTVIAISFGQHFRPFPISIFIRRVINVKKAIERLFLRSPETKVIIKTENIRKLSENTEIFSDFHGSIQNRILRDIFRDLNVGIIDAWDMTIAYRNEDVHPSYSVVKNQVDMFLNYIC